Proteins from a single region of bacterium:
- the cmk gene encoding (d)CMP kinase: MKNFVIAIDGPAGAGKSTVAKIIAKKLNFLYVDTGAMYRALTLKAMKEKIPWEDTEKIVEMAKNTKIELYNDSDRYKVFVDGEDVSDEIRKEDVSKNTSYIASMLKIREILWDMQRKYREKNNIVMEGRDIGSKVFPDAQLKIYLDASVDERAKRRYLQLKQMGIEEDIEKIKKEIIERDEKDKNRKIAPLVKQDDYFYIDTTNLTIDEVVQKIISLYETKKQLSMYQ; encoded by the coding sequence ATGAAAAACTTTGTTATAGCAATTGATGGTCCAGCAGGAGCAGGGAAAAGTACTGTTGCAAAAATTATTGCTAAAAAATTGAATTTTCTTTATGTTGATACAGGTGCAATGTATAGAGCACTTACTTTAAAAGCAATGAAAGAAAAAATACCGTGGGAAGATACAGAAAAAATTGTTGAAATGGCAAAAAATACAAAAATTGAACTTTATAATGATTCTGATAGATATAAAGTTTTTGTTGATGGTGAAGATGTAAGTGATGAAATAAGAAAAGAAGATGTGAGTAAAAATACTTCTTATATTGCTTCAATGCTGAAAATAAGAGAGATTTTATGGGATATGCAAAGAAAATACAGAGAAAAAAATAATATTGTTATGGAAGGGAGAGATATAGGAAGTAAAGTGTTTCCAGATGCACAGTTAAAAATATATCTGGATGCCTCAGTTGATGAAAGGGCAAAAAGAAGATATTTACAATTAAAACAGATGGGAATTGAAGAGGATATTGAAAAGATAAAAAAGGAAATAATTGAAAGAGATGAAAAAGATAAAAACAGAAAAATTGCTCCTCTTGTCAAACAGGATGATTATTTTTACATAGATACCACAAATCTTACAATTGATGAAGTTGTCCAGAAAATCATTTCTCTTTATGAAACAAAAAAACAGTTGTCAATGTATCAATAA